In the genome of Labrus mixtus chromosome 21, fLabMix1.1, whole genome shotgun sequence, one region contains:
- the si:ch211-234p6.5 gene encoding pleckstrin homology domain-containing family A member 7 isoform X3, with protein MDDQDRVSQASSVATVSFFPIAKECDGKVQTFGKRCQAAKRDPNCPVVIRGWLNKKDSSGLKLWKRRWFVLSNYCLFYYKDSREESVLGSIPLPSYKILFCTPRECKNRKFTFKVVHQGMRSYFFSADTQEDMLGWVRALSQSATMEQDSSLNRRCSSYQDFTQIGGSTESVDFPKPPSDGEGPSQRHRHVSRALSEPSHLSGGRMGTSRSEPRGRRSVRQRNSRTPSPPEFGRRRAYGPNQEEDSLPGHNTPPTQTEIMGTGSLTSKGQLGSRPHTPVGRVDIRPHDDMVPQTLFYAPASPNLEFKSTPTTPVTERWQNLSKPTPTYGSVHHIASGRRPLGKSYSTGAHADLLPPLPPSSRAAHAPHPPHHHHHHHHHHLRSNLSVCVLPPAMAPKPDPRETPPIRPLESDADAVLTRLCGCDKLLQSLSIELAQLQLDKDSVHCALEVSRLQLEEWKSQGLRAHEEALAQKALLQEELVTIRARMCDVSLEMERVWSQYERMESELSVIRSHLQHICNFGIPQEQSQAQRELWMMEDILAGLKINRDNFRFLLGLQRHHAFQPTSPHPGSPGSPTETLHSGLPMDMEQEPPLRPPLPQELQEIQQRRDLGHGWIESPYEGIYSHAVDPIQRRGNSQPDLLNVKAQKDSFESGSKWIPPDAGSQSTKKMKMSEEEQIERMKKNKERLSNRKKPPLPSPSSQSESSGTRDEAPFPLRVTRVVTAVLPTSLVARRVSVEDPPPELDNPLPEQIPPERQERLTEQGKKVFNKSPRHLVLDSPEQNRFWENMHQDQPAVKKTTRKQNQGVLRTSKKDMQSEASRGEATVVSRNRSRDQAGLGNGNASLDLRAENQQASLLTPDMEPDLCLTPEQREAKLRRVERIRERVIRSAARESSTTQNQMPVRREEVHQMPLDTARKQRIQPDHESNDGYGSCGDNTRSPIELQPAGPSLDEDERKWHVKKSKTQIRFGNKTQQKDHSGRAGVAKNKIKRPDSPYHVSSMTVYQKDEGKGFSSCKDGQEQELEETVADENDFPSSDLRAKWFLSTNQWQGFMPLQIPGIDSLGNEEIFDMENQPASIDDKTDSNEMLSTVSESLEKMKENHSLFYKIACDISISDSDITKNDGNSITQTSSKPEEEEKLLIMESVPGETVDNVVGSTNQEIKDSSLHLPADVDENGMKVNNNLQDLKEESQDKAVLNTSASPTNEALVNEETPQKEGEDTSRQEIELKVRETIEGVPVQDMDSNQVLVESLRSREEHSGSKESEVKKMDQESSEEPKKCLNEENEETSDNHSITPSSSVFEEGKVIRSASFGKARVTILRTSL; from the exons ATGGATGACCAGGACAGAGTAAGCCAAGCGTCCAGCGTTGCCACGGTTTCCTTCTTCCCTATTGCAAAG GAATGTGATGGGAAGGTGCAAACATTTGGGAAAAGATGTCAAGCTGCAAAGAGAGACCCCAACTGTCCTGTGGTCATCAGAGGGTGGCTCAACAAAAAG GACAGCTCGGGTTTGAAGCTATGGAAGAGAAGGTGGTTCGTCCTCTCCAACTACTGTCTGTTTTACTATAAAG ACAGTAGAGAAGAATCTGTGCTCGGCAGCATCCCGCTCCCCAGCTACAAAATCCTGTTCTGTACACCACGAGAATGCAAGAACAGAAAGTTCACCTTCAAG GTGGTGCACCAGGGAATGCGCTCTTATTTCTTCAGTGCCGACACGCAGGAGGACATGTTGGGTTGGGTCCGAGCCCTCAGTCAGTCTGCAACAATGGAGCAGGACAGCTCTCTGAACAG GCGCTGCTCAAGTTATCAGGACTTCACACAGATAGGTGGCAGCACTGAATCCGTGGACTTCCCTAAACCCCCCTCTGATGGAGAGGGTCCCTCCCAGAGACACAGGCACGTCAGCCGCGCTCTGAGCGAACCCAGTCATCTGAGCGGTGGGAGGATGGGGACTTCTCGCTCAGAGCCGAGGGGAAGGCGGAGCGTGCGTCAGAGAAACAGCAG AACACCCAGCCCGCCTGAGTTTGGCAGAAGAAGAGCATATGGTCCAAACCAAGAGGAGGATTCTCTTCCTGGCCACAACACACCACCCACTCAGACAGAAATTATGGGAACAGGTTCTCTGACCTCCAAGGGTCAGCTGGGGTCACGACCTCACACACCAGTGGGGAGGGTTGACATTCGACCTCACGATGACATGGTGCCGCAGACTCTGTTCTACGCGCCTGCCTCGCCTAACCTGGAGTTCAAATCCACACCTACCACTCCAGTCACAGAGCGGTGGCAGAACCTGAGCAAG CCCACACCTACATATGGTTCTGTCCATCACATCGCGAGCGGGAGAAGACCTTTAGGAAAG AGCTACTCCACGGGGGCACATGCAGACTTACTGCCCCCTTTGCCCCCCTCATCAAGGGCAGCACATGCTCCCCACCccccacaccaccaccaccaccaccatcatcaccatctccGCAGCaatttatctgtttgtgtgctACCGCCAGCTATG GCCCCAAAACCTGATCCGAGAGAAACCCCACCAATCAGGCCTCTTGAAAGCGATGCAGAT GCTGTGTTGACGAGGTTGTGTGGGTGTGACAAGCTGCTGCAGTCTCTCTCTATCGAACTGGCCCAGCTCCAATTGGATAAG GATAGTGTCCATTGTGCATTAGAGGTGTCCAGACTGCAGCTGGAGGAGTGGAAGAGTCAGGGTCTCAGGGCCCACGAAGAAGCACTTGCCCAGAAGGCTTTGCTGCAGGAAGAGCTGGTCACAATCCGAGCCAGGATGTGCGATGTTTCATTG GAAATGGAGCGAGTGTGGAGCCAATATGAGAGAATGGAGAGTGAACTGTCTGTCATCCGCTCACACCTTCAGCACATCTGTAACTTTGGAATTCCACAG gaGCAGTCTCAGGCCCAGAGGGAGCTGTGGATGATGGAGGACATCTTGGCTGGACTAAAAATCAACAGAGACAACTTCCGCTTCCTTTTGGGACTACAAAGGCACCACG cgTTTCAGCCAACGTCTCCACATCCTGGATCTCCCGGCTCACCCACAGAGACGCTGCACAGCGGACTGCCTATG GATATGGAGCAAGAACCACCACTTCGCCCACCGTTACCCCAGGAGCTACAGGAAATCCAGCAGAGAAGAGATCTGGGTCATGGCTGGATAGAGTCGCCATACGAG GGAATCTACAGCCACGCTGTTGATCCTAtacagagaagaggaaacagcCAGCCTGACCTCCTTAATGTGAAAGCACAGAAAGACTCATTCG aATCTGGTTCCAAGTGGATCCCACCAGATGCAGGAAGCCAATCAACCAAG aagatgaagatgagcgAAGAGGAGCAGATTGAGCGGATGAAGAAAAATAAGGAGAGGTTGTCTAATAGGAAGAAACCCCCCCTACCTTCTCCAAGCTCCCAAAGCGAGAGTTCAGGGACAAGGGACGAG GCACCCTTTCCTCTAAGGGTGACACGAGTTGTTACAGCTGTCCTACCTACCTCTCTAGTGGCCAGACGGGTTTCCGTTGAGGACCCCCCGCCTGAGCTGGACAACCCACTTCCCGAGCAGATACCACCTGAGAGGCAGGAAAGATTGACTGAGCAGGGCAAAAAAGTGTTCAACAAGTCACCAAGGCATTTGGTGCTGGACAGTCCTGAACAAAACCGGTTCTGGGAAAATATGCACCAGGATCAgccagcagttaaaaagacaacCAGAAAGCAAAATCAGGGAGTACTAAGGACCTCCAAGAAAGACATGCAGTCAGAAGCAAGCAGAGGAGAGGCTACAGTGGTCTCAAGAAATCGTAGTCGAGACCAGGCAGGTTTAGGAAATGGAAATGCAAGCTTGGACCTCAGG GCAGAGAATCAACAGGCATCCCTCCTGACCCCTGACATGGAGCCTGACCTCTGTCTGACCCCTGAACAACGAGAGGCAAAACTGCGACGAGTGGAACGAATACGGGAAAGGGTCATTAGGAG tGCAGCCAGAGAGAGTTCTACTACACAGAATCAAATGCCAGTCAGGAGGGAGGAAGTTCATCAGATGCCACTTGACACAGCTAGAAAACAGAGGATACAACCAG ACCATGAATCTAACGATGGCTATGGAAGCTGTGGGGATAACACCAGAAGTCCCATAGAGCTTCAACCTGCCGGACCATCTCTTGATGAAGATGAAAGAAAATGGCATgttaaaaaatctaaaactcAGATCAGATTTGGGAACAAGACACAACAGAAAGACCACAGTGGAAGAGCAGGGGttgccaaaaataaaatcaaacgcCCAGATTCCCCCTATCATGTCTCATCTATGACTGTCTACCAAAAAGATGAAGGCAAGGGCTTTTCAAGTTGCAAGGATGGACAGGAGCAAGAACTCGAAGAAACTGTTGCTGATGAAAATGATTTTCCATCCTCGGATCTTAGGGCCAAATGGTTCCTCTCCACCAATCAGTGGCAAGGGTTCATGCCTTTGCAGATCCCTGGCATCGACTCATTGGGCAACGAGGAGATTTTCGACATGGAGAACCAACCAGCAAGCATAGATGACAAGACTGATTCCAATGAAATGTTATCCACAGTCAGTGAGAGCttagagaaaatgaaagaaaaccacTCACTCTTTTACAAAATTGCTTGTGACATTAGTATTTCGGACTCAGATATTACCAAGAATGATGGAAATTCAATCACCCAAACGTCTTCTaagccagaagaagaagaaaaactactTATTATGGAATCTGTGCCAGGTGAAACGGTTGATAATGTTGTTGGTTCTACCAACCAAGAAATCAAGGATTCCAGCCTCCATTTGCCAGCAGATGTGGATGAAAATGGAATGAAGGTTAACAACAATCTCCAAGATTTGAAAGAGGAAAGCCAGGACAAAGCAGTGTTAAATACCTCAGCCAGTCCAACAAACGAAGCCCTTGTTAATGAAGAGACCCCCCAAAAAGAAGGTGAAGACACCTCAAGGCAAGAAATCGAGTTGAAAGTTCGAGAAACTATTGAAGGAGTTCCTGTTCAGGACATGGATTCTAATCAGGTCCTGGTTGAAAGTCTAAGGTCAAGAGAAGAACACAGTGGGTCAAAAGAGTCAGAAGTCAAGAAGATGGACCAAGAGAGTTCTGAAGAGccaaagaaatgtttaaatgaagagAATGAAGAGACAAGCGACAaccactccatcactccatccagcTCTGTGTTTGAGGAGGGAAAAGTGATTCGGAGTGCCTCTTTTGGGAAAGCACGTGTTACAATATTAAGGACGAGTTTGTAG
- the si:ch211-234p6.5 gene encoding pleckstrin homology domain-containing family A member 4 isoform X5 translates to MEGEEASRRAQLVRMDDQDRVSQASSVATVSFFPIAKECDGKVQTFGKRCQAAKRDPNCPVVIRGWLNKKDSSGLKLWKRRWFVLSNYCLFYYKDSREESVLGSIPLPSYKILFCTPRECKNRKFTFKVVHQGMRSYFFSADTQEDMLGWVRALSQSATMEQDSSLNRRCSSYQDFTQIGGSTESVDFPKPPSDGEGPSQRHRHVSRALSEPSHLSGGRMGTSRSEPRGRRSVRQRNSRTPSPPEFGRRRAYGPNQEEDSLPGHNTPPTQTEIMGTGSLTSKGQLGSRPHTPVGRVDIRPHDDMVPQTLFYAPASPNLEFKSTPTTPVTERWQNLSKPTPTYGSVHHIASGRRPLGKSYSTGAHADLLPPLPPSSRAAHAPHPPHHHHHHHHHHLRSNLSVCVLPPAMAPKPDPRETPPIRPLESDADAVLTRLCGCDKLLQSLSIELAQLQLDKDSVHCALEVSRLQLEEWKSQGLRAHEEALAQKALLQEELVTIRARMCDVSLEMERVWSQYERMESELSVIRSHLQHICNFGIPQEQSQAQRELWMMEDILAGLKINRDNFRFLLGLQRHHAFQPTSPHPGSPGSPTETLHSGLPMDMEQEPPLRPPLPQELQEIQQRRDLGHGWIESPYEGIYSHAVDPIQRRGNSQPDLLNVKAQKDSFESGSKWIPPDAGSQSTKKMKMSEEEQIERMKKNKERLSNRKKPPLPSPSSQSESSGTRDEAPFPLRVTRVVTAVLPTSLVARRVSVEDPPPELDNPLPEQIPPERQERLTEQGKKVFNKSPRHLVLDSPEQNRFWENMHQDQPAVKKTTRKQNQGVLRTSKKDMQSEASRGEATVVSRNRSRDQAGLGNGNASLDLRAENQQASLLTPDMEPDLCLTPEQREAKLRRVERIRERVIRSQREFYYTESNASQEGGSSSDAT, encoded by the exons ATGGAGGGGGAAGAAGCCAGCAGGCGAGCACAATTAGTCAG AATGGATGACCAGGACAGAGTAAGCCAAGCGTCCAGCGTTGCCACGGTTTCCTTCTTCCCTATTGCAAAG GAATGTGATGGGAAGGTGCAAACATTTGGGAAAAGATGTCAAGCTGCAAAGAGAGACCCCAACTGTCCTGTGGTCATCAGAGGGTGGCTCAACAAAAAG GACAGCTCGGGTTTGAAGCTATGGAAGAGAAGGTGGTTCGTCCTCTCCAACTACTGTCTGTTTTACTATAAAG ACAGTAGAGAAGAATCTGTGCTCGGCAGCATCCCGCTCCCCAGCTACAAAATCCTGTTCTGTACACCACGAGAATGCAAGAACAGAAAGTTCACCTTCAAG GTGGTGCACCAGGGAATGCGCTCTTATTTCTTCAGTGCCGACACGCAGGAGGACATGTTGGGTTGGGTCCGAGCCCTCAGTCAGTCTGCAACAATGGAGCAGGACAGCTCTCTGAACAG GCGCTGCTCAAGTTATCAGGACTTCACACAGATAGGTGGCAGCACTGAATCCGTGGACTTCCCTAAACCCCCCTCTGATGGAGAGGGTCCCTCCCAGAGACACAGGCACGTCAGCCGCGCTCTGAGCGAACCCAGTCATCTGAGCGGTGGGAGGATGGGGACTTCTCGCTCAGAGCCGAGGGGAAGGCGGAGCGTGCGTCAGAGAAACAGCAG AACACCCAGCCCGCCTGAGTTTGGCAGAAGAAGAGCATATGGTCCAAACCAAGAGGAGGATTCTCTTCCTGGCCACAACACACCACCCACTCAGACAGAAATTATGGGAACAGGTTCTCTGACCTCCAAGGGTCAGCTGGGGTCACGACCTCACACACCAGTGGGGAGGGTTGACATTCGACCTCACGATGACATGGTGCCGCAGACTCTGTTCTACGCGCCTGCCTCGCCTAACCTGGAGTTCAAATCCACACCTACCACTCCAGTCACAGAGCGGTGGCAGAACCTGAGCAAG CCCACACCTACATATGGTTCTGTCCATCACATCGCGAGCGGGAGAAGACCTTTAGGAAAG AGCTACTCCACGGGGGCACATGCAGACTTACTGCCCCCTTTGCCCCCCTCATCAAGGGCAGCACATGCTCCCCACCccccacaccaccaccaccaccaccatcatcaccatctccGCAGCaatttatctgtttgtgtgctACCGCCAGCTATG GCCCCAAAACCTGATCCGAGAGAAACCCCACCAATCAGGCCTCTTGAAAGCGATGCAGAT GCTGTGTTGACGAGGTTGTGTGGGTGTGACAAGCTGCTGCAGTCTCTCTCTATCGAACTGGCCCAGCTCCAATTGGATAAG GATAGTGTCCATTGTGCATTAGAGGTGTCCAGACTGCAGCTGGAGGAGTGGAAGAGTCAGGGTCTCAGGGCCCACGAAGAAGCACTTGCCCAGAAGGCTTTGCTGCAGGAAGAGCTGGTCACAATCCGAGCCAGGATGTGCGATGTTTCATTG GAAATGGAGCGAGTGTGGAGCCAATATGAGAGAATGGAGAGTGAACTGTCTGTCATCCGCTCACACCTTCAGCACATCTGTAACTTTGGAATTCCACAG gaGCAGTCTCAGGCCCAGAGGGAGCTGTGGATGATGGAGGACATCTTGGCTGGACTAAAAATCAACAGAGACAACTTCCGCTTCCTTTTGGGACTACAAAGGCACCACG cgTTTCAGCCAACGTCTCCACATCCTGGATCTCCCGGCTCACCCACAGAGACGCTGCACAGCGGACTGCCTATG GATATGGAGCAAGAACCACCACTTCGCCCACCGTTACCCCAGGAGCTACAGGAAATCCAGCAGAGAAGAGATCTGGGTCATGGCTGGATAGAGTCGCCATACGAG GGAATCTACAGCCACGCTGTTGATCCTAtacagagaagaggaaacagcCAGCCTGACCTCCTTAATGTGAAAGCACAGAAAGACTCATTCG aATCTGGTTCCAAGTGGATCCCACCAGATGCAGGAAGCCAATCAACCAAG aagatgaagatgagcgAAGAGGAGCAGATTGAGCGGATGAAGAAAAATAAGGAGAGGTTGTCTAATAGGAAGAAACCCCCCCTACCTTCTCCAAGCTCCCAAAGCGAGAGTTCAGGGACAAGGGACGAG GCACCCTTTCCTCTAAGGGTGACACGAGTTGTTACAGCTGTCCTACCTACCTCTCTAGTGGCCAGACGGGTTTCCGTTGAGGACCCCCCGCCTGAGCTGGACAACCCACTTCCCGAGCAGATACCACCTGAGAGGCAGGAAAGATTGACTGAGCAGGGCAAAAAAGTGTTCAACAAGTCACCAAGGCATTTGGTGCTGGACAGTCCTGAACAAAACCGGTTCTGGGAAAATATGCACCAGGATCAgccagcagttaaaaagacaacCAGAAAGCAAAATCAGGGAGTACTAAGGACCTCCAAGAAAGACATGCAGTCAGAAGCAAGCAGAGGAGAGGCTACAGTGGTCTCAAGAAATCGTAGTCGAGACCAGGCAGGTTTAGGAAATGGAAATGCAAGCTTGGACCTCAGG GCAGAGAATCAACAGGCATCCCTCCTGACCCCTGACATGGAGCCTGACCTCTGTCTGACCCCTGAACAACGAGAGGCAAAACTGCGACGAGTGGAACGAATACGGGAAAGGGTCATTAGGAG CCAGAGAGAGTTCTACTACACAGAATCAAATGCCAGTCAGGAGGGAGGAAGTTCATCAGATGCCACTTGA
- the si:ch211-234p6.5 gene encoding pleckstrin homology domain-containing family A member 7 isoform X1, with protein sequence MEGEEASRRAQLVRMDDQDRVSQASSVATVSFFPIAKECDGKVQTFGKRCQAAKRDPNCPVVIRGWLNKKDSSGLKLWKRRWFVLSNYCLFYYKDSREESVLGSIPLPSYKILFCTPRECKNRKFTFKVVHQGMRSYFFSADTQEDMLGWVRALSQSATMEQDSSLNRRCSSYQDFTQIGGSTESVDFPKPPSDGEGPSQRHRHVSRALSEPSHLSGGRMGTSRSEPRGRRSVRQRNSRTPSPPEFGRRRAYGPNQEEDSLPGHNTPPTQTEIMGTGSLTSKGQLGSRPHTPVGRVDIRPHDDMVPQTLFYAPASPNLEFKSTPTTPVTERWQNLSKPTPTYGSVHHIASGRRPLGKSYSTGAHADLLPPLPPSSRAAHAPHPPHHHHHHHHHHLRSNLSVCVLPPAMAPKPDPRETPPIRPLESDADAVLTRLCGCDKLLQSLSIELAQLQLDKDSVHCALEVSRLQLEEWKSQGLRAHEEALAQKALLQEELVTIRARMCDVSLEMERVWSQYERMESELSVIRSHLQHICNFGIPQEQSQAQRELWMMEDILAGLKINRDNFRFLLGLQRHHAFQPTSPHPGSPGSPTETLHSGLPMDMEQEPPLRPPLPQELQEIQQRRDLGHGWIESPYEGIYSHAVDPIQRRGNSQPDLLNVKAQKDSFESGSKWIPPDAGSQSTKKMKMSEEEQIERMKKNKERLSNRKKPPLPSPSSQSESSGTRDEAPFPLRVTRVVTAVLPTSLVARRVSVEDPPPELDNPLPEQIPPERQERLTEQGKKVFNKSPRHLVLDSPEQNRFWENMHQDQPAVKKTTRKQNQGVLRTSKKDMQSEASRGEATVVSRNRSRDQAGLGNGNASLDLRAENQQASLLTPDMEPDLCLTPEQREAKLRRVERIRERVIRSAARESSTTQNQMPVRREEVHQMPLDTARKQRIQPDHESNDGYGSCGDNTRSPIELQPAGPSLDEDERKWHVKKSKTQIRFGNKTQQKDHSGRAGVAKNKIKRPDSPYHVSSMTVYQKDEGKGFSSCKDGQEQELEETVADENDFPSSDLRAKWFLSTNQWQGFMPLQIPGIDSLGNEEIFDMENQPASIDDKTDSNEMLSTVSESLEKMKENHSLFYKIACDISISDSDITKNDGNSITQTSSKPEEEEKLLIMESVPGETVDNVVGSTNQEIKDSSLHLPADVDENGMKVNNNLQDLKEESQDKAVLNTSASPTNEALVNEETPQKEGEDTSRQEIELKVRETIEGVPVQDMDSNQVLVESLRSREEHSGSKESEVKKMDQESSEEPKKCLNEENEETSDNHSITPSSSVFEEGKVIRSASFGKARVTILRTSL encoded by the exons ATGGAGGGGGAAGAAGCCAGCAGGCGAGCACAATTAGTCAG AATGGATGACCAGGACAGAGTAAGCCAAGCGTCCAGCGTTGCCACGGTTTCCTTCTTCCCTATTGCAAAG GAATGTGATGGGAAGGTGCAAACATTTGGGAAAAGATGTCAAGCTGCAAAGAGAGACCCCAACTGTCCTGTGGTCATCAGAGGGTGGCTCAACAAAAAG GACAGCTCGGGTTTGAAGCTATGGAAGAGAAGGTGGTTCGTCCTCTCCAACTACTGTCTGTTTTACTATAAAG ACAGTAGAGAAGAATCTGTGCTCGGCAGCATCCCGCTCCCCAGCTACAAAATCCTGTTCTGTACACCACGAGAATGCAAGAACAGAAAGTTCACCTTCAAG GTGGTGCACCAGGGAATGCGCTCTTATTTCTTCAGTGCCGACACGCAGGAGGACATGTTGGGTTGGGTCCGAGCCCTCAGTCAGTCTGCAACAATGGAGCAGGACAGCTCTCTGAACAG GCGCTGCTCAAGTTATCAGGACTTCACACAGATAGGTGGCAGCACTGAATCCGTGGACTTCCCTAAACCCCCCTCTGATGGAGAGGGTCCCTCCCAGAGACACAGGCACGTCAGCCGCGCTCTGAGCGAACCCAGTCATCTGAGCGGTGGGAGGATGGGGACTTCTCGCTCAGAGCCGAGGGGAAGGCGGAGCGTGCGTCAGAGAAACAGCAG AACACCCAGCCCGCCTGAGTTTGGCAGAAGAAGAGCATATGGTCCAAACCAAGAGGAGGATTCTCTTCCTGGCCACAACACACCACCCACTCAGACAGAAATTATGGGAACAGGTTCTCTGACCTCCAAGGGTCAGCTGGGGTCACGACCTCACACACCAGTGGGGAGGGTTGACATTCGACCTCACGATGACATGGTGCCGCAGACTCTGTTCTACGCGCCTGCCTCGCCTAACCTGGAGTTCAAATCCACACCTACCACTCCAGTCACAGAGCGGTGGCAGAACCTGAGCAAG CCCACACCTACATATGGTTCTGTCCATCACATCGCGAGCGGGAGAAGACCTTTAGGAAAG AGCTACTCCACGGGGGCACATGCAGACTTACTGCCCCCTTTGCCCCCCTCATCAAGGGCAGCACATGCTCCCCACCccccacaccaccaccaccaccaccatcatcaccatctccGCAGCaatttatctgtttgtgtgctACCGCCAGCTATG GCCCCAAAACCTGATCCGAGAGAAACCCCACCAATCAGGCCTCTTGAAAGCGATGCAGAT GCTGTGTTGACGAGGTTGTGTGGGTGTGACAAGCTGCTGCAGTCTCTCTCTATCGAACTGGCCCAGCTCCAATTGGATAAG GATAGTGTCCATTGTGCATTAGAGGTGTCCAGACTGCAGCTGGAGGAGTGGAAGAGTCAGGGTCTCAGGGCCCACGAAGAAGCACTTGCCCAGAAGGCTTTGCTGCAGGAAGAGCTGGTCACAATCCGAGCCAGGATGTGCGATGTTTCATTG GAAATGGAGCGAGTGTGGAGCCAATATGAGAGAATGGAGAGTGAACTGTCTGTCATCCGCTCACACCTTCAGCACATCTGTAACTTTGGAATTCCACAG gaGCAGTCTCAGGCCCAGAGGGAGCTGTGGATGATGGAGGACATCTTGGCTGGACTAAAAATCAACAGAGACAACTTCCGCTTCCTTTTGGGACTACAAAGGCACCACG cgTTTCAGCCAACGTCTCCACATCCTGGATCTCCCGGCTCACCCACAGAGACGCTGCACAGCGGACTGCCTATG GATATGGAGCAAGAACCACCACTTCGCCCACCGTTACCCCAGGAGCTACAGGAAATCCAGCAGAGAAGAGATCTGGGTCATGGCTGGATAGAGTCGCCATACGAG GGAATCTACAGCCACGCTGTTGATCCTAtacagagaagaggaaacagcCAGCCTGACCTCCTTAATGTGAAAGCACAGAAAGACTCATTCG aATCTGGTTCCAAGTGGATCCCACCAGATGCAGGAAGCCAATCAACCAAG aagatgaagatgagcgAAGAGGAGCAGATTGAGCGGATGAAGAAAAATAAGGAGAGGTTGTCTAATAGGAAGAAACCCCCCCTACCTTCTCCAAGCTCCCAAAGCGAGAGTTCAGGGACAAGGGACGAG GCACCCTTTCCTCTAAGGGTGACACGAGTTGTTACAGCTGTCCTACCTACCTCTCTAGTGGCCAGACGGGTTTCCGTTGAGGACCCCCCGCCTGAGCTGGACAACCCACTTCCCGAGCAGATACCACCTGAGAGGCAGGAAAGATTGACTGAGCAGGGCAAAAAAGTGTTCAACAAGTCACCAAGGCATTTGGTGCTGGACAGTCCTGAACAAAACCGGTTCTGGGAAAATATGCACCAGGATCAgccagcagttaaaaagacaacCAGAAAGCAAAATCAGGGAGTACTAAGGACCTCCAAGAAAGACATGCAGTCAGAAGCAAGCAGAGGAGAGGCTACAGTGGTCTCAAGAAATCGTAGTCGAGACCAGGCAGGTTTAGGAAATGGAAATGCAAGCTTGGACCTCAGG GCAGAGAATCAACAGGCATCCCTCCTGACCCCTGACATGGAGCCTGACCTCTGTCTGACCCCTGAACAACGAGAGGCAAAACTGCGACGAGTGGAACGAATACGGGAAAGGGTCATTAGGAG tGCAGCCAGAGAGAGTTCTACTACACAGAATCAAATGCCAGTCAGGAGGGAGGAAGTTCATCAGATGCCACTTGACACAGCTAGAAAACAGAGGATACAACCAG ACCATGAATCTAACGATGGCTATGGAAGCTGTGGGGATAACACCAGAAGTCCCATAGAGCTTCAACCTGCCGGACCATCTCTTGATGAAGATGAAAGAAAATGGCATgttaaaaaatctaaaactcAGATCAGATTTGGGAACAAGACACAACAGAAAGACCACAGTGGAAGAGCAGGGGttgccaaaaataaaatcaaacgcCCAGATTCCCCCTATCATGTCTCATCTATGACTGTCTACCAAAAAGATGAAGGCAAGGGCTTTTCAAGTTGCAAGGATGGACAGGAGCAAGAACTCGAAGAAACTGTTGCTGATGAAAATGATTTTCCATCCTCGGATCTTAGGGCCAAATGGTTCCTCTCCACCAATCAGTGGCAAGGGTTCATGCCTTTGCAGATCCCTGGCATCGACTCATTGGGCAACGAGGAGATTTTCGACATGGAGAACCAACCAGCAAGCATAGATGACAAGACTGATTCCAATGAAATGTTATCCACAGTCAGTGAGAGCttagagaaaatgaaagaaaaccacTCACTCTTTTACAAAATTGCTTGTGACATTAGTATTTCGGACTCAGATATTACCAAGAATGATGGAAATTCAATCACCCAAACGTCTTCTaagccagaagaagaagaaaaactactTATTATGGAATCTGTGCCAGGTGAAACGGTTGATAATGTTGTTGGTTCTACCAACCAAGAAATCAAGGATTCCAGCCTCCATTTGCCAGCAGATGTGGATGAAAATGGAATGAAGGTTAACAACAATCTCCAAGATTTGAAAGAGGAAAGCCAGGACAAAGCAGTGTTAAATACCTCAGCCAGTCCAACAAACGAAGCCCTTGTTAATGAAGAGACCCCCCAAAAAGAAGGTGAAGACACCTCAAGGCAAGAAATCGAGTTGAAAGTTCGAGAAACTATTGAAGGAGTTCCTGTTCAGGACATGGATTCTAATCAGGTCCTGGTTGAAAGTCTAAGGTCAAGAGAAGAACACAGTGGGTCAAAAGAGTCAGAAGTCAAGAAGATGGACCAAGAGAGTTCTGAAGAGccaaagaaatgtttaaatgaagagAATGAAGAGACAAGCGACAaccactccatcactccatccagcTCTGTGTTTGAGGAGGGAAAAGTGATTCGGAGTGCCTCTTTTGGGAAAGCACGTGTTACAATATTAAGGACGAGTTTGTAG